A region of the Denitrificimonas caeni genome:
GAAACCGAATAAAAAATCAGCGGTTTAACCCGCTTTGGCTATAAGGCTACTTAAACAGCGGGCCTGACTTGGTATTTAAGCCTTTGGCAAGGCGATCGTAGAGCACGACATTAACGGTTGCCGCCAAGTTCATGCAGCCGTTGGTGGGGATATACACCACGTCCTCACACCAATCACGAATTTCTTTATCCAGCGAGCCATCTTCTGGGCCGAAGATATATAAAGCACGGTCGGGGTGGGTGTACTCTGGTAAGGGGCGTGCGCCCTCCACCAGTTCAATGGCTACTGGAGTGCAGCCCAGCGGTAGAATCTTGCGCAGGTCATCAATGTTGATCAAGGGCACATCTTGGTGCACTTTTTTGGTGTCGGTTATAAAGTCTTTAGCGCGGTCATAACGCACACCGGTATAAAACACGCTATTGACGCCGTAGCAGCCGGCGGCACGCATAATTGAGCCAACATTGGTTGGTGATTTTGGGTTGCTCAAGGCGATACAACTGTAACGGCGGTTGGCCACGGGCGTGTACTCTTAGTTTGTGTGCAGCCAGGCCTTGGAGCTTTGCTCAGTGTATAAGGCGCAGTTGCGAATAAATAAAAAGGCCGAGAACTGAGTCTCGGCCTCGATGCTGTTTAGAGGTCGTTGCTGTTGGGTTTATTCAATCTCAACGGCTAAGCTGTCAGCGATCTTTTTCTGCCATAGGGCAGGACCAGTGATATGTACTGACTCACCTGAGGTATCCACCGCAACGGTTACCGGCATATCTACTACATCAAACTCGTAGATGGCTTCCATACCCAGTTCAGGGAAGGCGGCAACCCGTGATTTCTTAATGGCCTGCGCGACTAAGTAAGCTGCACCGCCGACGGCCATCAGGTAGACCGCTTTATTGTCTTTAATGGCTTCAATGGCAATAGGGCCGCGCTCAGATTTACCAATCATGCCCAACAAGCCTGTGCTTTCAAGGATTTGACGGGTGAATTTGTCCATCCGTGTAGCAGTGGTGGGGCCGGCCGGTCCGACCACTTCATCGCCGACTGGGTCAACCGGGCCCACGTAGTAGATAAAGCGACCTTTGAGGTCCACTGGTAGCTCTTCACCATTGTTGAGCATATCCACCATACGCTTGTGCGCCGCATCACGGCCGGTAAACATCTTACCGTTGAGCAGGACTGTTTCACCGGGTTTCCAGCTTTGTACTTCTTCTGGCGTTAAGGTATCTAGATTGACGCGGCGTGCGGAAGGACCGGCTTCCCACACGATATCCGGGAAGGCATCCAAAGATGGCGCTTCAAGTACTGCCGGACCTGAACCATCGAGGGTAAAGTTGGCGTGACGGGTGGCGGCGCAGTTAGGGATCATGCACACTGGCAAAGAAGCTGCGTGGGTTGGGTAGTCCATGATTTTTACATCAAGTACGGTGGTGAGACCGCCCAAGCCTTGAGCGCCAATACCCAGTTGGTTGACCTTCTCAAACAGTTCTAAGCGGATTTCTTCTACGCGGTTTTGTGCGCCACGGGCTTGCAGTTCATGGATATCAATGGATTCCATCAGCACTTCTTTGGCCATCACCGCAGCTTTCTCTGCAGTACCGCCAATACCAATGCCGAGCATGCCTGGTGGACACCAGCCCGCACCCATTTTTGGCACTGTCTCTAACACCCAGTCAACGATGGAGTCGGACGGGTTGAGCATGGCCATTTGCGCTTTGTTTTCTGAACCGCCACCTTTGGCTGCGATATCAAATTCAACGGTGTTACCCGGCACGATAGAGTAGTGAATAACGGCTGGGGTGTTGTCTTTGGTGTTGCGACGCGCACCGGCTGGGTCAGCTAAAATTGAAGCGCGCAAAACGTTTTCGGGTAACTGGTAAGCACGGCGCACGCCTTCGTTGATCATGTCATCGAGGCTCATGGTCGCGCCATCCCAGCGTACATCCATGCCCACACGGACGAACACGGTGACAATACCGGTGTCTTGGCACAATGGACGGTGGCCAGTGGCGCTCATGCGGGAGTTAATCAAAATCTGCGCCATGGCATCTTTAGCTGAGGCTGACTCTTCGCGTAAATAGGCCTCATGCATGGCTTCAATAAAGTCGAGCGGGTGGTAATAAGAAATAAACTGCAAGGCGTCAGCAACGCTTTGGATCAAATCATCTTGCTTAATAACGGTCATGAAACGCTCCTCTAGTGTGAAGGGAACATCAAGTGCTTTTAACGAGCAGACTCGGTGTAGATGAGCAGGCAGTGGGTACGCTAAAGAGACTTAACGCACAGTGCAGGCGCTTGAATTAAGCGACCAAGTATAGCGCGCATCACCAGTGTTCGCCCAGTGGCGCGCTATCGACTATGGTGGCAAGTGGCTTTTTAGCTGTTTGGCTTTGACTGCTCGGCGTTGATTATCTGGGTTAGGAGTTGGTCTTTGTCTTGCCAAAGTTGATTGACCCAGTCTTGGAATTGGGCGCGGTACTGCATGTTTTGATCGTAGCTTTGGCCAATGAATTGCTCTGGGATGGGTAGCACCTCGACCCGCATCACAATGCGCTGAATTTTTCCGCTGAGCAGGTCCCATAGTCCGGGTTTACCCTGCGGGTAATACAGGGTGACATTGACTAGACCGTGCAGTTGCTCGCCCATCGCATCCAGCACAAAAGCAATGCCGCCAGCCTTGGGTTTTAACAAGTGCTGAAAAGGAGAGTTCTGCTGCTGGTGTTTTTCTGGGGTGAAGCGTGTGCCTTCTAAGAAGTTAAAGACCGAGACTGGATTGGTTTTATAACGCTCACAGGCTTTGCGTGTGGTGATAAGGTCTTGGCCTTGTTTTTCTGGGTGCTTAGCAAGGTAGGCTTTGCTGTAGCGTTTCATGAAAGGAAACTCCAGTGCCCACCAGCACAAGCCAATCACCGGCACCCAAATCAGTTCTTTTTTTAAGAAAAATTTGAGAAAGGGTAGGCGGCGGTTAAATTGATATTGCAGGGCGAGAATATCCACCCAGCTTTGGTGGTTGCTGGTTACGAGCCATGAATGGGTTAGGTCAAGTTGCTCTAACCCTTCAACATCCCATTCGATGGGCTGTACGAGGCGCATCCAGAACGAGTTCACCGCAATCCATGATTCGGCAATCCAGTGCATGGCAAAGCGTAAGGCGCGCTGAATGGGAGCAAAAGGTAAAATCAGCTTTAATAAAGCCAAGGCAAACAATGGCCAGCACCAAAATAGAGTATTGAGTGCCAAAATTGATGAAGCAATTATGCCTCGTACTAAGGACGGAAGAACGTGCAGCATAAAAGCAATACCTCAGGATAATGCGCTCAGCGCGGCATAAACATATGATTTTATCCGAGTATGGTTATCGTTTCAGTGCTGAAGTGCAAGCATTGCATGAGACTTAAGAGTCACTGCGCAGGACGCAACAGTGACTCTTAATGCCGGTCTTGCTTAAGGCATATTCGCCGCTTGAATCGCAGTTAAAGCAATGGTGAAGACAATGTCGTCAACCAAAGCACCGCGGGATAGATCGTTGACTGGCTTGCGCAAGCCTTGCAGCATGGGACCAACGCTGATGACGTTAGCACTGCGCTGTACGGCTTTGTAAGTGGTGTTGCCGGTGTTTAGATCAGGGAAAATAAACACAGTGGCGCGACCTGCAACTAAGCTGTCCGGTGCTTTTGAGCGGCCTACGCTTTCAATGCTGGCAGCATCGTATTGCAGTGGACCATCGATTGGTATATCCGGATTACGCTCTTGCGCGATGCGTGTTGCTTCGCGAACTTTTTCTACTTCAGCACCGGTACCTGAGTCACCGGTTGAGTAGCTGATCATCGCAACACGGGGATCAATACCAAAGGCTTGCGCCGATTCAGCACTTTGCAGAGCAATTTCAGCCAGTTGTGTGGCATTGGGATCAGGGTTCACTGCGCAGTCACCGTACACCAGCACTTGGTCAGGCAGCAGCATAAAGAATACTGACGACACCAAGTTGTAGCCTGGTGCAGTTTTAATCAATTGCAGAGCAGGGCGGATGGTGCTGGCCGTGGTATGCACAGCGCCAGAAACTAAACCGTCAACTTCATCTTCTGCCAGCATCATGGTGGCTAACACCACAGTATCTTCCAGTTGCACATTGGCCAGTTGCGGGGTTAAGCCTTTGTCTTTACGCAGCTCTACCATGGGCGCGATAAAGCGCTGGCGAATGCTATCTGGGTCGATAATTTCTAAGTCAGCTGGCAAATCAATGCCTTGTGCTTTAGCAATCGCGTGTACTTCATCAGGCTTAGCAATCAGCACGCAACGGGCGATGCCACGTTTTTGGCAAATTGCCGCCGCTTGAATAGTGCGCGGCTCATTACCCTCAGGTAAGACAATGCGCTTGTTGGCTGCTTGTGCGCGTTTAACCAGTTGATGGCGAAACGCTGGCGGTGATAACAACAATTGGCGTGTGGTTTTGCAGCGCGCGGCGAGCCAGTCTTGGTCCAAGTGGCCAGCAATGTAGTCGGTCACTGCTTTGGCCCGCTCGGTATCGCTGATTGG
Encoded here:
- a CDS encoding RNA methyltransferase, translated to MANRRYSCIALSNPKSPTNVGSIMRAAGCYGVNSVFYTGVRYDRAKDFITDTKKVHQDVPLINIDDLRKILPLGCTPVAIELVEGARPLPEYTHPDRALYIFGPEDGSLDKEIRDWCEDVVYIPTNGCMNLAATVNVVLYDRLAKGLNTKSGPLFK
- a CDS encoding fumarate hydratase → MTVIKQDDLIQSVADALQFISYYHPLDFIEAMHEAYLREESASAKDAMAQILINSRMSATGHRPLCQDTGIVTVFVRVGMDVRWDGATMSLDDMINEGVRRAYQLPENVLRASILADPAGARRNTKDNTPAVIHYSIVPGNTVEFDIAAKGGGSENKAQMAMLNPSDSIVDWVLETVPKMGAGWCPPGMLGIGIGGTAEKAAVMAKEVLMESIDIHELQARGAQNRVEEIRLELFEKVNQLGIGAQGLGGLTTVLDVKIMDYPTHAASLPVCMIPNCAATRHANFTLDGSGPAVLEAPSLDAFPDIVWEAGPSARRVNLDTLTPEEVQSWKPGETVLLNGKMFTGRDAAHKRMVDMLNNGEELPVDLKGRFIYYVGPVDPVGDEVVGPAGPTTATRMDKFTRQILESTGLLGMIGKSERGPIAIEAIKDNKAVYLMAVGGAAYLVAQAIKKSRVAAFPELGMEAIYEFDVVDMPVTVAVDTSGESVHITGPALWQKKIADSLAVEIE
- a CDS encoding acyltransferase, giving the protein MLHVLPSLVRGIIASSILALNTLFWCWPLFALALLKLILPFAPIQRALRFAMHWIAESWIAVNSFWMRLVQPIEWDVEGLEQLDLTHSWLVTSNHQSWVDILALQYQFNRRLPFLKFFLKKELIWVPVIGLCWWALEFPFMKRYSKAYLAKHPEKQGQDLITTRKACERYKTNPVSVFNFLEGTRFTPEKHQQQNSPFQHLLKPKAGGIAFVLDAMGEQLHGLVNVTLYYPQGKPGLWDLLSGKIQRIVMRVEVLPIPEQFIGQSYDQNMQYRAQFQDWVNQLWQDKDQLLTQIINAEQSKPNS
- the pta gene encoding phosphate acetyltransferase encodes the protein MHTFLLAPTGFGVGLSSISLGVVQSLLRSGLKVGFFKPIAQPHSGDTGPERSSALMEAAHGIRQPKALSLAYVERLIGNGQLDELMEEIVSMHQQIQAEYDIIIVEGMTPSRQANYAERINAYLAKTLDAEVILVSAPTSDDLNELSDRIEMQAQLFGGTKDPKVLGVIINKVNDAPIAGFIERLKSHLPALRKGDLHLIGCIAAKEELNNARTSDFAELIKAKVHNTGDIEQRRVQKVILCSRTVANIVPLLQPGVLVVCPGDRDDIILATSLAEMNGVLLAGLLLTGDLTPNPSIIDIGERALKGGLPVMSVPTGSYDTAYNLTRLYKGIPISDTERAKAVTDYIAGHLDQDWLAARCKTTRQLLLSPPAFRHQLVKRAQAANKRIVLPEGNEPRTIQAAAICQKRGIARCVLIAKPDEVHAIAKAQGIDLPADLEIIDPDSIRQRFIAPMVELRKDKGLTPQLANVQLEDTVVLATMMLAEDEVDGLVSGAVHTTASTIRPALQLIKTAPGYNLVSSVFFMLLPDQVLVYGDCAVNPDPNATQLAEIALQSAESAQAFGIDPRVAMISYSTGDSGTGAEVEKVREATRIAQERNPDIPIDGPLQYDAASIESVGRSKAPDSLVAGRATVFIFPDLNTGNTTYKAVQRSANVISVGPMLQGLRKPVNDLSRGALVDDIVFTIALTAIQAANMP